One stretch of Eupeodes corollae chromosome 2, idEupCoro1.1, whole genome shotgun sequence DNA includes these proteins:
- the LOC129945323 gene encoding cell division cycle protein 27 homolog: protein MIIQEPVQAAIWHCLNHYDNKDAVFLAERLCSEVESDETIFILATSYFRSNMIHQAYWLLKEKSRRSPECRFLLAKCAFHLKKYSEAECTLSSVYLGELKNFDEIAKDFGEIACFVLQLIAQICVKTERDSIAVDAYRKALKLNPFLWTAFAELCNLGVDIDPKEIFQVTSTDIFNTSQGNNNTNSMVLFGNGDGFPGCCDGTQLLSGGNNGSILQQQTTLGGDIVNSLNNSSNYILTTPVDQSNTVNLMTPNNNNLNSSMTILRGGNIGLGGAPPPISNNLNTTIEDTPIVFANNNNSNISSSGGGGGGGGGIGYIETSNFDGGTPFRRQFKYLSAMSPSTPSFGILPISPGDTSYINLNTTMHTPSPQTLVEANQEQKAVGKKLKTHVGSLINRKETTAKPAVFTQTGNITPRTPNTCTTGGGLGAQNVRRSSRLFSNSNYSVKENNKSPNISKFVQPRSPPRKTKQRIPKISLSNIELNEKDKKEKIETITSNDSKVLLNNSLNSAQTMAHHVLNLKRQSAEGLMALLRDLGQGYYHLTRYNCQEAIKSFETIPKHHLSSSWVQSQIGRSHYELREYENSVSIFRKIHESDPHRLDSMETYSSSLWHLQKEVDLSALAQDLMAQDKTSPITWCVSGNCFSLHKEHETAIKFFKRAVQVDSDFVYSYTLLGHELVLTEELDKALNFFRTAVLKDPRHYNAWFGIGTIYSKQEKYELAELHYDRALKINPKNSVILVHIGAMQYFMQKKEQALQTLNRAAAIDPKNPLARFHRGSIYFSLGKHQEALRELEELKEIVPKESVVFYLIGKIHKALGNVDSALMHFSWATDLDPKGANNQIKDAFDSMSHPSCCPPMNDLNLDPDLEPISERSDDSTQAQQDVNYDSDSY from the exons ATGATTATCCAGGAGCCTGTTCAG GCTGCCATTTGGCACTGCTTGAACCACTACGACAACAAGGATGCAGTTTTTCTCGCAGAGCGTCTTTGCTCCGAAG TGGAATCGGACGAAACAATATTCATTCTAGCCACAAGTTATTTTCGCTCGAATATGATTCATCAAGCGTATTGGCTGCTAAAAGAAAAATCCCGTCGTTCACCCGAATGCCGTTTCCTCCTTGCCAAATGTGCGTTCCATCTCAAGAAATACTCCGAAGCCGAATGTACCCTGTCTAGTGTCTATTTAGGTGAATTAAAGAATTTCGATGAAATAGCGAAGGATTTTGGGGAGATAGCGTGTTTTGTGCTGCAGCTAATTGCTCAGATATGTGTGAAAACAGAGCGCGATTCGATAGCCGTCGACGCATACCGCAAAGCTCTAAAGCTAAATCCATTCTTATGGACGGCATTCGCTGAGCTCTGTAATCTCGGAGTGGATATCGATCCGAAGGAGATATTCCAAGTAACCAGCACAGATATCTTCAATACAAGTCAGGGCAACAATAACACCAACTCGATGGTTCTCTTTGGCAATGGAGATGGTTTCCCAGGCTGTTGTGATGGCACCCAGCTGTTGTCGGGCGGCAATAATGGAAGTATATTGCAGCAGCAGACCACTTTGGGAGGGGATATAGTCAATAGTCTTAATAATAGCTCTAATTATATACTTACAACGCCTGTTGACCAGTCAAACACCGTCAACTTGATGACACCCAACAATAACAATCTAAATAGTTCAATGACCATTCTGCGGGGTGGTAATATAGGCCTGGGTGGCGCCCCTCCACCCATCTCCAATAACCTGAATACCACCATCGAGGATACGCCAATAGTTTtcgccaacaacaacaatagcaACATTAGCAGTagcggtggcggcggcggtggaGGCGGAGGCATAGGCTACATAGAGACAAGTAATTTCGATGGCGGCACACCATTCCGTAGGCAGTTCAAATACCTCTCGGCCATGAGTCCGTCAACACCTAGCTTCGGAATTCTGCCCATAAGTCCGGGAGACACGTCGTACATCAATCTAAACACAACAATGCACACCCCATCGCCACAGACGCTAGTCGAGGCTAATCAGGAGCAGAAGGCGGTTGGGAAGAAACTAAAAACACACGTCGGCAGCTTGATAAACCGCAAAGAGACCACAGCGAAGCCAGCAGTCTTCACACAGACCGGCAACATAACCCCCCGTACGCCGAATACCTGCACCACCGGTGGTGGCCTTGGAGCGCAGAATGTCCGGCGGAGTTCGAGACTGTTTAGCAATAGCAACTATTCTGTAAAAGAGAACAACAAGAGTCCTAACATTAGTAAATTTGTGCAACCACGTTCCCCACCACGAAAGACCAAACAGAGAATTCCTAAGATCTCCCTCAGTAACATCGAGCTGAatgaaaaagacaaaaaagagAAGATCGAAACCATCACCTCCAATGATAGCAAAGTTCTGCTTAACAATAGTCTGAATAGTGCCCAAACAATGGCCCACCATGTGTTGAACTTAAAACGCCAAAGTGCTGAGGGTCTGATGGCCCTGCTGCGCGATCTCGGCCAGGGCTACTACCACCTGACGCGATACAACTGCCAAGAGGCGATCAAGAGCTTCGAAACAATTCCAAAGCACCACCTCAGTTCCAGCTGGGTGCAAAGCCAAATCGGTCGTTCACACTACGAGCTGCGGGAGTACGAGAATTCAGTGTCAATATTTCGTAAGATCCACGAAAGTGACCCCCATCGTCTGGACTCGATGGAGACGTACAGTTCGTCGCTGTGGCACTTGCAAAAAGAGGTCGACCTGTCTGCTCTGGCCCAGGATCTGATGGCGCAAGACAAGACTTCTCCTATAACTTGGTGCGTGTCGGGCAATTGTTTCTCGCTGCATAAGGAGCACGAAACGGCAATAAAGTTCTTCAAGCGAGCAGTACAAGTGGACTCAGATTTTGTGTATAGCTACACTCTGCTCGGCCATGAACTGGTTCTCACAGAGGAGCTGGACAAAGCTTTGAATTTCTTCCGAACGGCGGTGCTCAAGGATCCGCGACATTACAACGCCTGGTTTGGCATTGGCACCATCTATTCCAAACAGGAAAAGTATGAGCTGGCCGAACTGCACTACGACAGAGCCCTCAAGATAAATCCCAAGAACTCAGTAATTCTGGTGCACATTGGTGCCATGCAATATTTCATGCAAAAGAAGGAGCAAGCCCTACAAACCCTCAATAGAGCGGCAGCGATAGACCCCAAGAATCCGCTGGCGAGATTCCACAGaggttcaatatatttttcacTTGGCAAGCACCAAGAAGCACTCCGAGAACTGGAAGAGCTAAAAGAGATCGTGCCAAAGGAGTCGGTGGTGTTTTATCTCATCGGCAAGATACACAAGGCGCTGGGCAATGTCGACTCGGCACTGATGCACTTCAGCTGGGCGACCGATCTCGATCCCAAAGGCGCCAACAACCAAATAAAAGACGCCTTCGACTCAATGAGTCATCCATCCTGTTGCCCGCCCATGAACGACCTAAACCTCGATCCAGACTTGGAGCCAATCTCCGAACGCAGCGATGACTCCACGCAAGCGCAACAGGATGTTAATTATGATAGTGATAGTtattaa
- the LOC129944295 gene encoding protein hobbit has translation MLFKILICVLVFLVFFYWFVPTSISWYLVRKLKAKVRIGRISIRILALKNVNISKSGFSVQIEEICLRSSFFNTEVSKLLSIYIRDIRINKDIDTKQNDGSSPVDILKELESLQNQKKKNERKGMPDFRQAKVPPSIITFAQFMAVHVNNISVVLMNNDFEPGWFLHATAKELHLDGSIVHNEKTLLVNAILNEAQAKILRHCPSRRQSLENLNKIRPCLAELSFDIALDGILFAHGPLSVDKLSLSMNNAKSTIHGGLYDFLREAKQRKKPAEVKVIEPTLPKKPYNNEAYQKIAPIIPKNFSFIIKAATFSAVKENSQNDFSAKMQLFTITGKFNSKSLNENVHLPTLYTKISLQHLDIDTKFEKLLFIEQFTIDSVLENDMVNLYLKLKTFQLIYNHSEIYNWINNNFLSQTKPQPLLLSHLTEDSASKPLSQNNSFMEWILKRVVIKGCAELWNVSTLVKLDEQNAAMSVSHTRLLLEQFDEKRSNRYKTEILNLLLDQRHWSTELMIESLWWSLGNSINDTNNLKKSHSPGSPFFLGVSLVKLSSYGNVTKLEISVHTLRTEYSLALAEFIVKSTQCIKQYGRMDLKKKPRDVLEASSGDPNAGLLVSMKIKDISAFFINHHDAWLLISLTDIALTRSHQVSNFRLEEFQMAIMRSMTSSSLSLNDFTDIFANVKIIRMEYEKFENSRPKISVYIPGNSEATWNSNLHMHVVTLLRDIGELRAELNLSTPSKELEPQPQDPKNKLILEISAERSTLFEIKISERHTMQWFLENLFVSRKEGNFISAENIFIKIDDQHIFTVKDVDIHSLPKLEMLTQERANCEGFVLATNKVWVTTIGVFKAIFPYDHDFYDAVQHEFVSLFKWLKFVHNFKKKPFTVTSPLPSDLVIQIKEFLVEISDDPFEVKLRDNYVLLVDEYLESLKRKKLFEQKIAERCSERLLVPAGTIESLYANLVKKNSEIYIQRSKKISVSGPVRTRLLAWIMTDVEIMAMADTSIHGTENVTRIMREIDTESPWPEEGLEFTTLWCRSVNVSCTEWKFMLRDFPQPMFYVKAMRLFGTLCGAEQMAPKRAKRDVVIEVGHPFGNDTIQRGMTALKFYHDFDCELDFCSYAFGPCWEPVMAQCNLSFEKISAPSKDPSPVLPFWDKLRLLLHGRLTMIVKQFTVLLHASLDPYNTTEEMELTWNNCGIVWTNARIIFKGELNITVRTASRYDDCRLLHFPNLKLTLKLKWICLANPNDHHAVIPCAPDKLPEYSSNQVHDSFRAFRSQNVNIWISFETKPVPGEDPEVDIPSLVLYGSTLRWFESLKLILSGVTRPTRRGLVFNNVRPRKKQLSRHYKRANLQMSLHRFQVLYWMSHALQKGFQLNGGRVSFSSEHCLSLFSDFDDELIHRPRADWSTVYMNCELNDAEIWLKSILTEKLESSSENITNSIVRFYFLSVDKVSYGREALIPNEEDSKGKNSTPAHKLVVYDLKGAWTKNNRDVAFALFDSFMKSQKLKNNLSTEAVKGFRKEANSHFVKNHRNESGTATPEVLPIGGENASTTIKKPQQTSHATAMLQQLIAEADHKFNVYSDDQSTQTRELLLQGLQACNSQDITHENWSISLVNSQVLLKGCETSGYVIISAAKAEILQRVHNPVWRDRSLVTKTTWKGLLECMQYYATVSAGEHDSLLENEIMWLTVDNIQEKDKDATVINDLPDIPHLVGSGRSVGGVVSETVGASAVSDAGEAQPLQLQRIVSRCKCEFFYVSYGDPIDPSTIRMVPPPPSEETLSPWEKQDDPADAFTLMHHDLDVCTNSLQYAMILDIVNNLLLFVEPQRKQALEKLARMRFKLQLYSSEDQKRPIQHLQTQIRSLLMKIRSLEKDIHLIGKARAEEGDSRELRIDFEQVQKCIRESKEELNNLSEELDMMLLCYKETQLSTMSKITNVRANKTVSIVRANEICFKRAQWRLTETDGQIGIADLVLSGFLYTKKSKSDDSVEHLLELGNIRMNNLIPREIYKEVICPTEIQKDMPVDTHKRVLRVFCREKPPVGGISVKEHFEINVAPITIAITKKFYSTMLKFCFPDRDASETETVDDIEENSSGSSSSSQKSSKKASKSKKSSKDSEFYVKIEKDDVEKMKERAEKNKLFIYIKIPEVPVRVSYKGNKEKNLEDITDFSLVIPTLEYHNVTWTWLDLLLAMKSVSRRVILSQAIKQKLQIHRRQPLTSAGERASPQEEDKAKMLFGNRLANENRSQRRGVFKFTANNPK, from the exons ATGTTATTCAAAATTCTAATATGTGTCCTTGTgtttcttgtgtttttctattG GTTCGTGCCGACAAGTATAAGTTGGTATCTTGTGAGAAAACTCAAAGCCAAGGTCCGTATTGGACGCATAAGCATACGAATTTTagctttgaaaaatgttaacattagCAAGAGTGGATTTTCAGTG CAAATTGAAGAGATATGCCTTCGAAGTAGTTTCTTCAATACCGAAGTCTCAAAATTGCTATCTATTTACATTCGTGACATCAGAATCAATAAAGATATTGATACAAAGCAGAATGATGGCTCATCCCCTGTTGATATTCTTAAAGAGTTGGAGAGTCTTCAGaatcagaagaagaaaaatgaacGCAAAGGAATGCCCGATTTTCGACAGGCAAAAGTACCTCCGAGTATCATAACTTTTGCTCAA TTTATGGCAGTTCAtgttaacaatatttctgtGGTTCTTATGAACAATGACTTCGAACCAGGCTGGTTCCTTCATGCAACCGCTAAAGAACTCCACTTAGATGGAAGTATTGTTCACAACGAAAAGACTCTTCTTGTCAATGCTATCCTCAATGAAGCACAG GCCAAAATCCTTCGACACTGTCCATCAAGACGACAATCTTtggagaatttaaataaaataagacccTGTTTGGCAGAGCTTAGTTTTGACATAGCTCTCGATGGAATACTCTTTGCCCATGGACCTCTATCAGTAGAT AAATTATCGTTATCTATGAATAATGCAAAATCCACAATTCACGGAGGTCTCTATGATTTTCTGCGTGAAGCCAAACAACGTAAAAAACCTGCTGAAGTTAAAGTCATCGAACCAACGCTACCTAAAAAACCATACAACAATGAGGCATATCAAAAAATTGCTCCAATTATTCCaaagaattttagttttataataaaagctGCAACATTTTCGGCAGTTAAAGAAAATTCACAAAACGATTTTAGTGCTAAAATGCAACTTTTTACa ATAACTGGAAAATTTAATTCCAAGTCATTGAACGAAAATGTCCATTTACCaactttgtatacaaaaatatctctACAACATCTCGACATTGATACGAAATTCGAGAAGCTCCTATTTATCGAGCAATTCACCATTGATTCTGTG ttGGAAAATGATATGGTGAATCTTTATCTCAAACTGAAGACCTTCCAACTCATTTACAATCACAGTGAAATCTACAATTGGATCAACAACAACTTCCTCTCTCAAACTAAACCCCAACCTCTGCTTCTATCCCATTTAACTGAGGATTCGGCTTCCAAGCCGTTGTCACAAAATAACAGCTTCATGGAATGGATATTGAAGCGAGTTGTTATCAAGGGATGTGCAGAACTTTGGAACGTGTCAACTCTGGTCAAACTTGACGAACAAAATGCGGCGATGAGTGTTAGTCACACAAGGCTACTCCTTGAACAATTTGATGAGAAACGTAGCAATCGATATAAGACCGAGATattgaatcttctcctcgaTCAACGTCATTGGAGCACCGAACTGATGATAGAGTCGCTGTGGTGGTCATTGGGTAATTCAATCAATGACACAAATAACCTTAAGAAATCTCATTCCCCTGGTAGTCCATTCTTTTTGGGAGTGAGTCTTGTCAAGTTGAGCAGCTATGGGAATGTGACAAAACTTGAAATCTCTGTTCACACCCTTCGGACTGAGTATAGTCTTGCTTTGGCCGAGTTCATAGTAAAATCAACCCAATGTATCAAACAATATGGTCGAATGGATTTGAAGAAGAAACCACGAGATGTTCTTGAGGCTTCTTCAGGCGATCCCAATGCTGGGTTGTTGGTGTCGATGAAAATCAAGGATATAAGTGCATTCTTCATAAATCACCACGATGCTTGGTTGTTAATAAGTTTGACGGACATTGCCCTCACTCGGTCACATCAAGTGTCCAACTTTCGTTTGGAGGAGTTCCAAATGGCCATAATGAGATCGATGACATCTTCGTCATTGTCTCTCAACGATTTCACAGATATATTCGCAAATGTCAAGATTATTCGCATGGAATATGAGAAATTCGAAAACTCGAGACCCAAAATTTCGGTATATATTCCAGGGAATAGTGAGGCTACATGGAATTCGAATTTACACATGCATGTGGTGACTCTTCTGAGGGATATAGGTGAATTAAGAGCTGAACTGAACCTATCCACACCATCCAAAGAGTTAGAACCTCAACCACAAGATCCGAAGAATAAGTTAATTCTTGAGATATCTGCAGAGAGGAGTACTCTCTTTGAGATTAAAATCTCAGAGCGACACACGATGCAGTGGTTTCTGGAGAATCTATTTGTGAGTCGTAAGGAGGGAAATTTCATATCGGCGgagaatattttcataaaaatcgacGATCAACACATTTTCACGGTCAAGGATGTGGATATTCACTCGCTTCCGAAGCTCGAAATGCTCACACAAGAAAGAGCCAATTGTGAGGGTTTTGTTTTGGCCACAAATAAGGTTTGGGTCACAACTATTGGAGTTTTCAAG GCCATTTTTCCATATGACCATGACTTTTACGACGCAGTTCAACACGAATTTGTGTCACTTTTCAAATGGCTGAAGTTTgtgcataattttaaaaagaaaccattCACAGTGACTTCTCCATTACCAAGTGATTTGGTTATTCAG ATCAAAGAGTTCCTAGTGGAAATAAGTGACGATCCTTTCGAGGTGAAGCTCCGGGATAACTATGTCCTCCTGGTCGATGAGTATTTGGAGAGTTTAAAGCGTAAGAAGTTGTTTGAGCAGAAAATTGCTGAACGATGTTCGGAGCGACTTCTTGTTCCTGCCGGCACCATTGAGAGTCTTTATGCAAATCTTGTGAAAAAGAACTCGGAGATCTATATACAGAGGTCGAAGAAGATCAGTGTCAGTGGACCAGTTCGGACGCGTTTGTTGGCTTGGATAATGACCGATGTTGAGATTATGGCTATGGCGGATACTTCAATTCATGGGACGGAGAATGTGACGAGGATTATGAGAGAAATCGATACGGAGAGTCCTTGGCCAGAAGAGGGTTTAGAATTCACCACTCTGTGGTGTCGAAGTGTTAATGTTAGCTGCACTGAGTGGAAATTTATGTTGAG AGATTTTCCTCAACCAATGTTCTACGTGAAGGCTATGCGTCTCTTTGGGACTCTATGTGGAGCCGAACAGATGGCCCCTAAGCGAGCGAAACGAGATGTTGTCATCGAAGTGGGACATCCATTTGGAAACGATACGATTCAAAGAGGAATGACAGCGTTGAAATTCTATCATGATTTTGATTGTGAGTTGGATTTCTGTAGCTATGCATTTGGTCCATGTTGGGAGCCGGTAATGGCTCAATGTAATTTgagctttgaaaaaatatcagcTCCCTCAAAGGACCCGAGTCCGGTGTTGCCATTCTGGGATAAGTTAAGACTCCTACTCCACGGACGATTGACTATGATTGTGAAGCAATTCACAGTTCTGTTGCATGCGTCCTTGGATCCCTACAACACAACCGAGGAAATGGAACTCACTTGGAATAATTGTGGAATCGTGTGGACTAATGCGAGGATCATATTCAAGGGAGAGTTAAAT ATCACAGTTCGGACAGCATCACGATACGACGATTGTAGGCTTCTGCATTTTCCCAACTTGAAGTTGACATTGAAGTTAAAATGGATTTGTCTAGCTAATCCCAATGATCATCATGCGGTGATTCCCTGCGCTCCGGACAAACTACCAGAGTATTCGAGTAATCAGGTTCATGACTCTTTTCGTGCATTTCGATCTCAGAATGTTAACATTTGGATCTCATTTGAAACAAAACCAGTTCCGGGCGAGGACCCGGAGGTAGATATTCCAAGTCTTGTGTTGTATGGCAGTACTTTGAGATGGTTTGAGAGTTTGAAGTTGATTTTATCGGGAGTTACACGGCCGACGAGGCGAGGATTGGTCTTCAACAATGTTCGACCGAGGAAGAAGCAGCTGAGTAGACATTATAAGAGAGCCAATCTTCAGATGAGCTTGCATAGATTCCAAGTACTCTATTGGATGTCTCACGCTCTGCAGAAAGGTTTCCAGCTAAATGGAGGCCGAGTCTCCTTCAGTTCGGAACATTGCCTCAGTCTGTTTTCTGATTTCGATGATGAATTGATTCATCGACCGAGGGCGGATTGGTCAACAGTTTACATGAATTGTGAGCTGAATGATGCCGAAATTTGGCTAAAGAGTATTTTGACGGAGAAACTCGAGAGCAGTTCGGAGAACATCACCAACTCAATTGTTCGTTTTTACTTCCTGAGTGTGGACAAAGTGTCATATGGACGGGAAGCCCTAATTCCAAATGAAGAGGATTCGAAAGGCAAAAACTCCACACCCGCTCACAAGTTGGTCGTCTATGATTTGAAGGGTGCCTGGACGAAGAACAACAGAGATGTTGCATTTGCATTGTTCGATTCGTTTATGAAGTCCCAGAAGTTGAAGAATAATCTCTCAACCGAAGCTGTGAAGGGCTTCCGAAAGGAAGCAAACTCGCACTTCGTCAAAAATCATCGAAACGAAAGTGGAACTGCTACACCAGAAGTCTTGCCAATTGGAGGGGAGAATGCTTCGACGACCATCAAGAAACCTCAACAAACTAGTCATGCTACGGCTATGCTACAGCAGTTGATCGCTGAGGCAGATCACAAATTTAATGTCTACAGCGATGATCAGAGCACTCAGACGCGGGAGTTACTCTTGCAGGGACTCCAGGCGTGTAATTCCCAGGATATCACCCATGAGAATTGGTCAATATCTCTTGTTAATTCGCAGGTTTTACTTAAGGGATGCGAAACATCCGGTTATGTTATTATAAGTGCAGCCAAAGCTGAGATCCTGCAAAGGGTTCATAATCCTGTGTGGCGGGATAGGTCGTTGGTCACAAAGACGACTTGGAAGGGCTTGTTGGAGTGCATGCAGTACTATGCCACTGTAAGCGCCGGAGAGCATGATTCTCTGCTGGAAAACGAGATCATGTGGTTGACTGTGGACAATATCCAGGAGAAGGATAAAGATGCTACTGTGATCAATGACTTGCCAGATATTCCACATCTCGTGGGCAGTGGCCGCAGTGTGGGAGGTGTTGTTTCTGAGACAGTTGGAGCTTCGGCGGTGTCAGATGCTGGAGAAGCACAGCCTCTTCAACTTCAACGCATCGTATCTCGGTGTAAATGTGAGTTCTTCTATGTGAGCTATGGCGATCCAATTGATCCGAGTACTATTCGAATGGTTCCACCGCCTCCATCAGAAGAAACACTCAGTCCTTGGGAGAAACAAGATGATCCCGCTGACGCGTTCACCCTTATGCATCACGATTTGGATGTTTGTACAAACTCCCTGCAGTATGCTATGATCCTGGACATTGTGAATAACCTTCTGCTATTTGTGGAGCCTCAGAGGAAGCAGGCTCTTGAGAAGTTGGCTCGCATGCGATTCAAATTGCAGCTTTACTCCAGTGAAGATCAGAAAAGGCCCATTCAGCATTTACAAACCCAAATTCGGAGTCTTTTGATGAAGATTCGTTCTCTCGAAAAAGATATCCATTTGATTGGCAAGGCACGTGCCGAGGAAGGAGATTCCAGGGAACTGCGTATAGATTTCGAGCAAGTTCAGAAATGCATACGCGAGAGCAAGGAAGAGCTGAACAACCTGAGTGAGGAGTTGGATATGATGTTGCTGTGCTACAAGGAAACCCAACTCTCGACCATGAGCAAAATAACCAACGTGAGAGCTAACAAAACGGTTTCGATTGTCCGAGCCAATGAGATATGTTTCAAGCGAGCTCAGTGGCGTCTCACAGAAACCGATGGACAAATCGGTATCGCTGATCTCGTTCTCAGTGGATTCTTGTACACAAAGAAATCCAAAAGCGATGATTCCGTGGAGCATCTTTTGGAGCTTGGCAACATTCGCATGAATAATCTTATCCCTCGAGAAATCTACAAAGAAGTCATCTGTCCCACAGAGATTCAGAAAGATATGCCAGTTGACACGCATAAGCGGGTCCTTCGAGTTTTCTGCCGGGAAAAACCTCCAGTGGGTGGGATTTCGGTGAAGGAGCACTTCGAAATAAACGTCGCACCCATCACAATTGCTATCACCAAGAAATTCTATAGCACAATGTTGAAGTTCTGCTTCCCCGATCGTGATGCCTCCGAGACTGAAACCGTCGATGATATCGAAGAAAATTCTTCGGGCTCTTCATCGTCATCACAGAAATCTTCGAAAAAAGCATCAAAATCGAAGAAAAGCTCCAAAGACTCTGAATTTTATGTGAAGATCGAAAAGGACGACGTGGAAAAGATGAAAGAGCGAGCAGAAAAGAATAAACTATTCATCTACATTAAGATTCCCGAGGTCCCCGTGAGAGTTAGCTACAAGGGAAATAAGGAGAAAAATCTTGAAGACATTACAGATTTTTCACTGGTCATTCCTACGCTAGAGTATCACAATGTCACTTGGACATGGTTGGATTTGTTATTGGCAATGAAGTCAGTTAGCCGACGAGTTATTTTGTCTCAGGCTATAAAACAGAAGTTACAAATTCATAGAAGACAGCCTCTGACGTCGGCTGGGGAGAGGGCTTCACCTCAGGAGGAGGATAAAGCTAAGATGTTGTTTGGAAATCGTTTAGCG aatgaAAACCGAAGCCAAAGAAGAGGTGTCTTCAAATTTACAGCAAATAATCCAAAGTAG